The genomic region GCGGCCATGGAGAAGAGCTGGGCGTACCGACAGGACCAGCTGCCGTCGACGCACCCGATCGTCGCGACCATCAACGACCTCGAGGACGTGCAGGTCAACTTCGACGGCATCACCTACGCCAAGGGCGCGTCCGTGCTCAAGCAGCTGGTCGCCTGGGTCGGCCAGGACGACTTCCTCGCCGGCGTCTCGCAGTACTTCAAGAAGCACGCGCACTCCAACACCGAACTGCGCGACCTGCTCGTCGAGCTCGAGGCCACCAGCGGCCGCGAGCTCGGATCGTGGTCGAAGCTGTGGCTCGAGACGGCCGGCGTGAACACGCTGCGCCCCGAGATCGTCACGGACGCCGACGGAACCGTCACCGCGTTCGCGGTGCTGCAGAGCGCGCATCCCGACTACCCGACGCTGCGCCCGCACCGCCTCGCGATCGGGCTGTACAACCTGCGTGGAGGCAAGCTCGTGCGCGACGGCCGGCTCGAGCTCGACGTCGACGGGGAGCGCACCGAGGTTCCCGAGCTGGTCGGCAAGAAGCGCCCCGATCTCGTGCTCATCAACGACGACGACCTGGCCTATGCCAAGATCCGCCTCGACGACGACTCCCTGGCCGTCGCGATCGCGCACCTCGCCGACATCGAGTCCCCTCTCGCGCGTTCGCTCGTGTGGGGTTCGGTGTGGGATGCCACGCGTGACGCCGAGACGCCGGCGAGCGACTACGTGCGCCTCGTGCTCGGCAACATCGGTTCCGAGACCGAGTCGACGACACTGCGCACCACGCTGAACCAGCTCGTCTTGAGCGTGCACTCCTATGTCGCGCCGGAGAAGCGCGCCGAAGCGACGGTCACGGCGGCGGATGCCCTCTGGCAGCTCGCCTCAGACGCCGAGCCTGGCAGCGATGCCCAGTTCCAGTTCGTGAAGTTCTTCGCGGCGCTCGCCACGACCCGTGCACAGCTCGCCTCCGTCACGGGCTTGCGCAACGGATCCATCGTGCTCGACGGGCTCACCGTCGACACCGACCTCGCCTGGGAGCTGCTCACCTCGCTCGTCGCGGGCGGCGAGGCGAGCGGTGCGGAGATCGACGCGGCGCTGGCAGCGGACAACACGGCGACCGGCGCACAGGCCGCGGCCCAGGCGCGCGCCAGCATCCCGACCACCGCGGGCAAGGCCGCGGCGTGGGCCAGCGTGTTCGATGCCGACGATCTGCCGAACACGATCGTGCGCATGACCGGGCTGGGATTCCAGCGCGCCCGTGACGTCGCCCTGCTCGAGCCGTACGTCGCCAAGTACTTCGACGCGCTGCAGTCGGTGTGGGCATCTCGCACCTACAAGATCGCGGAGTACCTGGTGGAGGGCATGTTCCCGTTCCCGTTGGCGA from Humibacter ginsenosidimutans harbors:
- the pepN gene encoding aminopeptidase N, whose product is MPGENLTRIEAAERRAIVDTHSYDVVLDLTTGDETFLSTTTVTFAATEGASTFIDAITASVDSIVLNGETLDVGAVNDGVRIQLPDLKAENELTVVSHPRYTNTGEGLHRFVDPVDGEVYLYTQFEVPDSRRMFAVFEQPDLKARFTFTVTTPQRWAVVSNSPVASVEENGDVKTTVFEETPVISSYITALIAGPYSSWASELTSSDGRTIPLGVYARASLAEYMDADYIFDKTREGFAFYEERFDVPYPFAKYDQLFVPEFNAGAMENAGAITFTETYVFRSKVTDAIKERRVVTILHELAHMWFGDLVTMKWWNDLWLNESFAEYASTLATAEATEWREAWTTFAAMEKSWAYRQDQLPSTHPIVATINDLEDVQVNFDGITYAKGASVLKQLVAWVGQDDFLAGVSQYFKKHAHSNTELRDLLVELEATSGRELGSWSKLWLETAGVNTLRPEIVTDADGTVTAFAVLQSAHPDYPTLRPHRLAIGLYNLRGGKLVRDGRLELDVDGERTEVPELVGKKRPDLVLINDDDLAYAKIRLDDDSLAVAIAHLADIESPLARSLVWGSVWDATRDAETPASDYVRLVLGNIGSETESTTLRTTLNQLVLSVHSYVAPEKRAEATVTAADALWQLASDAEPGSDAQFQFVKFFAALATTRAQLASVTGLRNGSIVLDGLTVDTDLAWELLTSLVAGGEASGAEIDAALAADNTATGAQAAAQARASIPTTAGKAAAWASVFDADDLPNTIVRMTGLGFQRARDVALLEPYVAKYFDALQSVWASRTYKIAEYLVEGMFPFPLANRELADATRAWLDANQEPAALRRLVTENLASVERALAAQERDSQG